A window of Rhododendron vialii isolate Sample 1 chromosome 11a, ASM3025357v1 contains these coding sequences:
- the LOC131308580 gene encoding D-2-hydroxyglutarate dehydrogenase, mitochondrial-like isoform X1, whose product MSPKDPNFRAAREKEEDKSGTVWAKEGIQVLQKPSHFFSSPLIPVPTLHSPHQGGSDAAHSRTPPAPTSTPRPADDRSTRQSTPPLADDRPTPTVVPLGVPEALMKAGAVYKYDLSLPIEKMYDLVDEMRMRLGPAAKVVGYGHLGDGNLHLNISLLEYDDIVLGQVEPFVYEWTSKHRGSISAEHGLGLMKANKIHYSKSTESVHLMVSIKKLLVPNGILNPYKVLPSSLTS is encoded by the exons ATGTCACCAAAAGATCCCAATTTTCGCGCGgcaagggaaaaagaagaagacaaaagcGGCACCGTTTGGGCAAAAGAGGGAATACAAGTCTTACAAAAACCTAGCCACTTTTTCTCCTCTCCTCTGATTCCAGTCCCCACTCTCCACAGTCCACACCAGGGAGGCAGCGACGCCGCCCACTCCCGCACTCCGCCCGCGCCGACGTCCACTCCTCGTCCCGCAGACGATCGATCCACACGGCAGTCCACTCCTCCTCTCGCCGACGATCGACCCACACCCACAGTGGTACCACTG GGTGTACCTGAAGCATTAATGAAAGCAGGGGCTGTATACAAATATGATTTATCACTTCCTATTGAAAAGATGTATGATCTTGTTGATGAAATGCGAATGCGTCTTG GTCCTGCAGCCAAAGTAGTCGGCtatggacaccttggagatggTAACTTGCATCTTAATATATCACTTCTGGAGTATGATGATATT GTTTTAGGCCAAGTTGAACCGTTTGTTTACGAATGGACATCTAAGCACCGCGGGAGTATCAGTGCTGAGCATGGCCTGGGACTGATGAAAGCTAATAAGATTCACTACAGCAAATCTACTGAAAGT GTGCACTTAATGGTTTCCATCAAGAAGTTGCTTGTCCCCAATGGGATACTCAACCCATATAAAGTTCTTCCTTCATCCCTCACGTCCTAA
- the LOC131308580 gene encoding D-2-hydroxyglutarate dehydrogenase, mitochondrial-like isoform X2 yields the protein MSPKDPNFRAAREKEEDKSGTVWAKEGIQVLQKPSHFFSSPLIPVPTLHSPHQGGSDAAHSRTPPAPTSTPRPADDRSTRQSTPPLADDRPTPTVVPLGVPEALMKAGAVYKYDLSLPIEKMYDLVDEMRMLLGPAAKVVGYGHLGDGNLHLNISLLEYDDIVLGQVEPFVYEWTSKHRGSISAEHGLGLMKANKIHYSKSTESVHLMVSIKKLLVPNGILNPYKVLPSSLTS from the exons ATGTCACCAAAAGATCCCAATTTTCGCGCGgcaagggaaaaagaagaagacaaaagcGGCACCGTTTGGGCAAAAGAGGGAATACAAGTCTTACAAAAACCTAGCCACTTTTTCTCCTCTCCTCTGATTCCAGTCCCCACTCTCCACAGTCCACACCAGGGAGGCAGCGACGCCGCCCACTCCCGCACTCCGCCCGCGCCGACGTCCACTCCTCGTCCCGCAGACGATCGATCCACACGGCAGTCCACTCCTCCTCTCGCCGACGATCGACCCACACCCACAGTGGTACCACTG GGTGTACCTGAAGCATTAATGAAAGCAGGGGCTGTATACAAATATGATTTATCACTTCCTATTGAAAAGATGTATGATCTTGTTGATGAAATGCGAATGC TTCTAGGTCCTGCAGCCAAAGTAGTCGGCtatggacaccttggagatggTAACTTGCATCTTAATATATCACTTCTGGAGTATGATGATATT GTTTTAGGCCAAGTTGAACCGTTTGTTTACGAATGGACATCTAAGCACCGCGGGAGTATCAGTGCTGAGCATGGCCTGGGACTGATGAAAGCTAATAAGATTCACTACAGCAAATCTACTGAAAGT GTGCACTTAATGGTTTCCATCAAGAAGTTGCTTGTCCCCAATGGGATACTCAACCCATATAAAGTTCTTCCTTCATCCCTCACGTCCTAA
- the LOC131308580 gene encoding uncharacterized protein LOC131308580 isoform X3, whose product MSPKDPNFRAAREKEEDKSGTVWAKEGIQVLQKPSHFFSSPLIPVPTLHSPHQGGSDAAHSRTPPAPTSTPRPADDRSTRQSTPPLADDRPTPTVVPLGVPEALMKAGAVYKYDLSLPIEKMYDLVDEMRMRLGPAAKVVGYGHLGDGNLHLNISLLEYDDIVLGQVEPFVYEWTSKHRGSISAEHGLGLMKANKIHYSKSTESVRRWSCFLTVWPRRS is encoded by the exons ATGTCACCAAAAGATCCCAATTTTCGCGCGgcaagggaaaaagaagaagacaaaagcGGCACCGTTTGGGCAAAAGAGGGAATACAAGTCTTACAAAAACCTAGCCACTTTTTCTCCTCTCCTCTGATTCCAGTCCCCACTCTCCACAGTCCACACCAGGGAGGCAGCGACGCCGCCCACTCCCGCACTCCGCCCGCGCCGACGTCCACTCCTCGTCCCGCAGACGATCGATCCACACGGCAGTCCACTCCTCCTCTCGCCGACGATCGACCCACACCCACAGTGGTACCACTG GGTGTACCTGAAGCATTAATGAAAGCAGGGGCTGTATACAAATATGATTTATCACTTCCTATTGAAAAGATGTATGATCTTGTTGATGAAATGCGAATGCGTCTTG GTCCTGCAGCCAAAGTAGTCGGCtatggacaccttggagatggTAACTTGCATCTTAATATATCACTTCTGGAGTATGATGATATT GTTTTAGGCCAAGTTGAACCGTTTGTTTACGAATGGACATCTAAGCACCGCGGGAGTATCAGTGCTGAGCATGGCCTGGGACTGATGAAAGCTAATAAGATTCACTACAGCAAATCTACTGAAAGT GTAAGGAGATGGAGTTGCTTTTTGACAGTTTGGCCAAGACGGAGttga